A section of the Mangifera indica cultivar Alphonso chromosome 12, CATAS_Mindica_2.1, whole genome shotgun sequence genome encodes:
- the LOC123230375 gene encoding uncharacterized protein LOC123230375, giving the protein MDQYDFQGQRKEMKHKGRNVVWSIAMDKCLIEALAVQARTGNKIDKCFNENAYSAACYAVNSRFNLNLNNQKVVNRLKTIKKRYKVMRDLLSQDGFRWNPNTKMIECEDDNLWKRYLAAHPDARGFRGKQIEMYDELKIVCGNYQAPSRWAKTKDGSHPTEIKNCEDDSASFLSPSTEDVSDTDGTESYTGSPEYMQDGSQDPPLVPPLRQLPKRARGSEALQDAMLAVASSMRRLADALERSKTAINASELLEAVMDIDGLEEAKQMYAFEYLNADPIKARAFMTYNARMRKIYLFRQFWWWK; this is encoded by the exons ATGGACCAGTATGACTTTCAAGGACAGAGAAAGGAGATGAAGCATAAAGGAAGAAATGTTGTGTGGTCAATAGCAATGGACAAGTGTCTAATTGAAGCTCTTGCAGTTCAGGCTAGAACTGGAAATAAAATTGACAAATGCTTTAATGAGAATGCATACTCTGCTGCCTGTTATGCAGTGAACTCTCgttttaatttgaacttgaataatCAAAAAGTTGTTAATCGTCtaaagacaattaaaaaaagatataaggTAATGAGGGATTTGCTCAGTCAAGATGGATTTCGCTGGAACCCAAATACGAAGATGATCGAATGTGAAGACGATAATCTATGGAAGCGATACCTTGCG GCACACCCTGATGCAAGAGGATTTAGAGGAAAGCAAATTGAGATGTATGATGAGCTAAAAATTGTTTGTGGAAATTATCAAGCACCTAGTCGGTGGGCCAAGACTAAGGATGGGAGCCATCCAACTGAGATTAAGAACTGTGAAGATGATTCTGCATCATTCCTTTCACCAAGTACTGAAGATGTAAGTGATACAGATGGAACAGAATCATATACTGGATCCCCAGAGTATATGCAAGATGGTAGTCAAGATCCTCCTCTTGTACCACCTCTGAGACAACTTCCAAAACGAGCCCGTGGCTCAGAGGCCCTTCAGGATGCCATGTTGGCTGTTGCATCTAGCATGCGACGCTTAGCTGATGCCTTGGAACGTAGTAAAACTGCAATCAATGCCTCAGAACTGTTGGAGGCTGTGATGGATATCGATGGTCTGGAAGAGGCAAAACAGATGTATGCTTTTGAGTATTTGAACGCAGATCCTATTAAAGCCAGAGCCTTCATGACATACAATGCTCGAATGagaaagatatatttatttcgACAGTTTTGGTGGTGGAAATGA
- the LOC123193589 gene encoding caffeic acid 3-O-methyltransferase-like → MSSSLTTHQEEDEAFAQATYLRSIGTFANVLNAALMLNLFDIVNEATGPNSLHVSAVEVASKLLTKNPDAPSYIDRMLRLLACYNLLTCELHRREDGSIERLYGLTPVGKWFARREDGKSLAALKPQKEIEMVWLQLNDLVMEGGDLFEKVHRMPIYEFLSKNPRNDESFNKAMASLSKITTSKVLDTYKGFEDLASLVDVGGGIGATLSMIISKYPTIKGINFDAPYVVEKAPACPGITHVGGDMFSNIPITADAFMMKNVLHNWNDEQCLKVLRNCNEALPKNGKLIVMGWILPEYPDSSNASKYLSHMDILMIMHGGKQRTENEFKALGKAAGFSDFQVKCFAHYVGIMEFLK, encoded by the exons atgaGTTCTTCTTTAACAACTCatcaagaagaagatgaagcgTTTGCCCAAGCAACATACTTACGCAGCATTGGCACCTTCGCCAATGTGTTGAACGCAGCGCTTATGCTTAATTTGTTTGACATTGTTAACGAAGCAACCGGTCCAAATTCCCTCCATGTCTCTGCTGTTGAAGTTGCTTCTAAGCTTCTCACAAAAAACCCCGATGCTCCATCGTATATCGACCGCATGCTCCGGCTTCTCGCTTGCTATAATCTGCTCACTTGCGAGCTGCACCGCCGTGAAGATGGGAGCATCGAGAGACTCTATGGACTAACTCCGGTTGGCAAATGGTTTGCTCGCAGGGAAGATGGAAAATCTCTGGCTGCACTGAAACCGCAGAAAGAAATAGAGATGGTCTG GTTGCAGTTGAATGATTTAGTAATGGAAGGAGGAGATCTGTTTGAGAAAGTACATAGAATGCCAATCTATGAGTTTCTGAGCAAAAATCCAAGGAATGATGAATCTTTCAACAAGGCAATGGCAAGCTTGTCTAAGATTACAACGAGCAAAGTACTTGATACATACAAAGGATTTGAGGATTTGGCATCACTGGTTGATGTTGGAGGAGGAATCGGTGCTACTCTCAGCATGATCATCTCCAAGTACCCCACCATTAAGGGCATTAACTTTGATGCACCTTATGTTGTTGAAAAAGCCCCAGCATGCCCAG GTATTACGCATGTTGGAGGAGATATGTTTTCAAATATTCCAATAACAGCGGATGCTTTTATGATGAAA AATGTGCTTCACAATTGGAATGATGAACAATGCTTAAAGGTACTGAGAAATTGCAATGAGGCATTGCCAAAAAATGGGAAATTGATAGTAATGGGTTGGATACTTCCTGAATATCCAGATTCAAGCAATGCTTCAAAGTACCTTTCACATATGGACATTCTTATGATTATGCATGGAGGCAAACAAAGAACTGAGAATGAGTTCAAGGCCTTGGGAAAAGCTGCAggattttcagattttcaagtCAAGTGTTTTGCTCATTATGTGGGGATCATGGAGTTTTTGAAATAA
- the LOC123193592 gene encoding uncharacterized protein LOC123193592, with product MYDELKIVCGNYHAPSRWAKTKDGSHPTEIKNCEDDSASFLSPSTEDVSDTDGTESYTGSPEYMQDGSQDPPLVPPLRQLPKRSRGSEALQDAMLAVASSMRRLADVLERRKTAINASELLEAVMKIDGLEEAKQMYAFEYLNADPIKARAFMTYNARMRKIYLFRQFWWWK from the coding sequence ATGTATGATGAGCTAAAAATTGTTTGTGGAAATTATCATGCACCTAGTCGGTGGGCCAAGACTAAGGATGGGAGCCATCCAACTGAGATTAAGAACTGTGAAGATGATTCTGCATCATTCCTTTCACCAAGTACTGAAGATGTAAGTGATACAGATGGAACAGAATCATATACTGGATCCCCAGAGTATATGCAAGATGGTAGTCAAGATCCTCCTCTTGTACCACCTCTGAGACAACTTCCGAAACGATCTCGTGGCTCAGAGGCCCTTCAGGATGCCATGTTGGCCGTTGCATCTAGCATGCGACGCTTAGCTGATGTCTTGGAACGTAGAAAAACTGCAATCAATGCCTCAGAACTGTTGGAGGCTGTGATGAAGATCGATGGTCTGGAAGAGGCAAAACAGATGTATGCTTTTGAGTATTTGAACGCAGATCCTATTAAAGCCAGAGCCTTCATGACATACAATGCTCGAATGagaaagatatatttatttcgACAGTTTTGGTGGTGGAAATGA
- the LOC123193590 gene encoding caffeic acid 3-O-methyltransferase-like, producing the protein MNSSLTTHQEEDEAIAQATYLRSIGTFANVLNAALKLNLFDIVGEATGPNSLHVSAVEVASKLLTKNLDAPSYIDRMLRLLTCYNLLTCELHRHEDGSIERLYGLTPVGKCFAIWDDGKSLGALKPEKEFEMIWLQLNDLVMEGGYLFEKVHGMPIYEFLSKNPRIDESFNKAMASLSKITMSKVLDTYKGFEDLASLVDVGGGIGATLSMIISKYPTIKGINFDAPHVVEKAPTYPGIKHLGGDMFSNIPVTADAFMIKNVLHNWNDEQCLKLLRNCYEALPKNGKLIVMDCILPEYLDSSNASKYISHMDIIMIMHGGRERTENEFKALGKAAGFSDFQVKCFAYYVGIMEFLK; encoded by the exons ATGAATTCTTCTCTAACAACTCatcaagaagaagatgaagcgATTGCTCAAGCAACTTACTTACGCAGCATTGGCACCTTTGCCAATGTGTTGAACGCGGCGCTTAAGCTTAATTTGTTCGACATTGTTGGCGAAGCAACCGGTCCAAATTCCCTCCATGTCTCTGCTGTTGAAGTTGCTTCTAAGCTTCTCACAAAAAACCTCGATGCTCCATCGTATATCGATCGCATGCTTCGGCTCCTCACTTGCTATAATCTGCTCACTTGCGAGCTACACCGCCATGAAGATGGAAGCATTGAGAGGCTCTATGGACTAACTCCAGTCGGCAAATGTTTTGCTATCTGGGATGATGGAAAATCTCTAGGTGCACTGAAACCGGagaaagaatttgagatgaTCTG GTTGCAGTTGAATGATTTAGTAATGGAAGGAGGATATCTGTTTGAGAAAGTACATGGAATGCCAATCTATGAGTTTCTGAGCAAAAATCCAAGGATTGATGAATCTTTCAACAAGGCAATGGCAAGCTTGTCTAAGATTACAATGAGCAAAGTGCTTGATACATACAAAGGATTTGAGGATTTGGCATCACTGGTTGATGTTGGAGGAGGAATTGGTGCTACTCTCAGCATGATCATCTCCAAGTACCCCACCATTAAGGGCATTAACTTTGATGCACCTCATGTTGTTGAAAAAGCCCCAACATACCCAG GTATTAAGCATTTAGGAGGAGATATGTTTTCAAATATTCCCGTAACAGCGGATGCTTTTATGATAAAg AATGTGCTTCACAATTGGAATGATGAACAATGCTTAAAGCTGCTGAGAAATTGCTATGAGGCATTGCCAAAAAATGGGAAATTGATAGTAATGGATTGCATACTTCCTGAATATCTAGATTCAAGCAATGCTTCAAAGTACATTTCACATATGGACATTATTATGATTATGCATGGGGGAAGAGAAAGAACTGAGAACGAGTTCAAGGCCTTGGGAAAAGCTGCAggattttcagattttcaagtCAAGTGTTTTGCTTATTATGTGGGGATCATGGAGTTCTTGAAATAA
- the LOC123193593 gene encoding SAC3 family protein C-like, producing the protein MGNYKRFLCAAAEASYLQYCIIEPYIDQVRALALCCINKCGYKLHPYPLMHLSELLMMEESDVDLFCNACGLETRTDEVGNRLLPTKQTTFNCPPEGFQRYSFLGLQQLERQIASFTI; encoded by the exons ATGGGCAATTATAAGCGTTTTCTCTGTGCTGCTGCTGAGGCATCATATTTGCAGTACTGCATTATTGAACCATATATTGATcag GTTCGAGCACTTGCTCTGTGCTGTATAAATAAATGTGGCTATAAGCTTCATCCGTATCCTCTGATGCACTTATCCGAGCTTCTGATGATGGAG GAGTCAGATGTGGATTTGTTTTGCAATGCTTGTGGTCTTGAGACACGCACAGATGAAGTTGGAAATAGGTTGCTACCCACCAAGCAGACAACTTTTAATTGTCCCCCGGAAGGTTTTCAAAGATACAGCTTTTTGGGATTGCAACAACTTGAGAG GCAAATCGCAAGTTTCACCATTTAG